A single window of Nasonia vitripennis strain AsymCx chromosome 4, Nvit_psr_1.1, whole genome shotgun sequence DNA harbors:
- the LOC100119573 gene encoding uncharacterized protein LOC100119573 codes for MKRVMALVGAFLLVSAVQCDDMPFWNEKVECAQSMGISPDQMTSMLTSNDAQMNCVHACVLEKIGGMVDGKLSLDSLMESLEKLKAEVKDYDATKAGIHQCFDQASGDRCESAGKFAMCMQEHMQG; via the exons ATGAAGCGAGTTATGGCTTTAGTTGGCGCTTTTCTGCTGGTG AGTGCTGTGCAGTGCGATGATATGCCGTTTTGGAATGAGAAGGTGGAATGCGCTCAAAGCATGGGAATCAGTCCTG ACCAAATGACGTCCATGTTGACGTCGAACGATGCACAAATGAATTGCGTACATGCCTGCGTGTTAGAAAAAATAGGCGGA ATGGTTGACGGCAAATTAAGTCTCGACAGCCTTATGGAATCTCTAGAGAAACTTAAAGCTGAAGTCAAGGATTACGATGCAACTAAGGCTGGTATCCATCAGTGCTTTGATCAAG CCAGCGGTGATAGATGCGAATCGGCCGGCAAATTCGCTATGTGCATGCAGGAGCACATGCAAGGTTAA